Proteins encoded within one genomic window of Cydia pomonella isolate Wapato2018A chromosome 12, ilCydPomo1, whole genome shotgun sequence:
- the LOC133523428 gene encoding uncharacterized protein LOC133523428 isoform X2, whose protein sequence is MPSGVIFIVCIPSSNYEHVLRYGKPKNFSIQTPSSFKPYQLEVELRNKKSRSIPVQLTQQYYNEAYNATLDNIKEEDKFFTLESILEELLNKLEVSKVVWVSDKPGNYYEVIFPLPTGDECETMLHCLTQLGIGVRWKSVVRRKSEEAKRWRSFVESIRSKLTVKQVVDGVRGGGELSFDYLTLILTADSLAALGLVENNASNIVAAMLVSPLMGPVMSITFGTIIADRSLVRSGFESLVLGMFFSLVFGFIFGLILGTTEMPWGFGDWPTEEMKSRGNVRALWMGVLWALTSGTGVALALLQGSAGPLIGIAISASLLPPVVNCGLYWALACIWLLYPGVKIPHIKGEAYSGNSSYEPLYHDYLPIEFAVNGIVSCCLTIVNVICIFITAIIFLKIKEVAAPYTSTPDLRRFWEQDIRVAREANRANLHEAEQDERAEFILDDLNQGSDEDIKDKLEAAVQEALDDETYRKVKRMSYQSHTADEVFRTIGMQSRTPVSLRSSRRSSITSPRASVKHPTKKEDIAALDKLLTSLLGTKDNKTRSFRSHRGTPRSSRMPVICENNRRSESWPERIFENSVVSSVLNNLKSSQRNSSAEEPFLTPN, encoded by the exons ATGCCTTCAGGAGTAATATTCATTGTTTGCATTCCCTCAAGTAATTACGAACATGTGTTAAGATACGGGAAGCCTAAAAACTTCTCGATCCAGACTCCATCTTCGTTCAAGCCATATCAGCTGGAGGTGGAGCTGAGGAACAAGAAGTCGAGGAGTATACCTGTGCAGCTGACTCAGCAGTATTACAATGAAGCGTATAACGCGACTTTGGATAACATTAAAGAGGAAGATAAGTTTTTCACGTTGGAGAGC ATATTGGAAGAGCTGCTAAACAAGCTTGAAGTGAGCAAAGTAGTATGGGTCAGCGACAAACCGGGGAACTATTACGAGGTGATATTCCCACTTCCCACTGGAGATGAGTGCGAAACCATGCTGCATTGTTTGACCCAACTGGGCATTGGAGTTCGATGGAAGTCGGTTGTAAG ACGAAAATCGGAAGAAGCAAAACGTTGGCGCAGTTTTGTGGAGTCAATTCGGTCAAAGCTCACTGTGAAGCAAGTGGTTGACGGCGTTCGAGGAGGCGGCGAACTATCCTTCGACTACCTCACTCTTATTCTCACTGCTGA CTCCCTCGCTGCCCTTGGACTGGTAGAAAACAATGCCTCAAACATAGTAGCAGCTATGCTGGTATCACCCCTCATGGGTCCAGTGATGTCCATAACGTTCGGAACGATCATAGCCGACAGAAGCCTCGTCAGAAGCGGCTTTGAAAGTCTTGTTCTGGGAATGTTTTTCTCGCTAGTTTTTGGCTTCATTTTTGGACTTATCTTGGGAACTACAGAAATGCCTTGGGGTTTTGGTGATTGGCCCACTGAAGAGATGAAATCAAG AGGAAATGTACGTGCCCTTTGGATGGGCGTGCTCTGGGCCTTGACGTCAGGCACGGGTGTGGCTTTAGCTTTACTGCAAGGGAGCGCTGGGCCTTTGATCGGTATTGCAATTTCGGCATCATTGCTACCACCGGTTGTAAATTGC GGTCTATATTGGGCCTTGGCTTGCATCTGGCTATTGTACCCAGGAGTTAAGATACCGCATATAAAAGGAGAAGCTTACAGTGGTAATTCATCCTATGAACCCTTATACCACGATTATCTGCCCATAGAATTCGCTGTGAACG GCATCGTGAGCTGCTGTCTTACAATAGTCAACGTAATCTGCATATTTATCACGGCCATAATATTCCTGAAAATTAAGGAGGTCGCCGCTCCGTACACCTCGACTCCGGATTTGAGGAGGTTTTGGGAACAAGATATTAGAGTGGCTAGAGAGGCAAACAGGGCTAATTTGCACGAAGCCGAACAAGACGAACGAGCTGA ATTCATTTTGGATGATCTTAACCAGGGATCTGATGAGGATATCAAAGATAAGTTAGAAGCTGCAGTACAGGAAGCCCTTGATGACGAGACTTACAGGAAAGTGAAGCGGATGAGCTACCAGAGCCACACAGCTGACGAG GTATTCCGTACAATCGGCATGCAGTCTCGGACCCCAGTCTCCCTACGTTCCAGCCGCCGCTCCAGCATAACATCGCCCCGCGCCAGCGTCAAACATCCCACTAAAAAGGAAGACATCGCCGCACTCGATAAGCTCCTAACTTCTTTACTAGGAACCAAAGACAATAAAACAAGATCATTCCGTTCCCATCGAGGAACCCCACGGTCTAGCCGCATGCCAGTGATTTGTGAAAACAATAGACGATCGGAGTCCTGGCCGGAAAGGATATTTGAGAACTCGGTTGTCAGCAGCGTGTTGAATAATTTGAAATCCAGTCAACGGAATTCGTCGGCTGAAGAACCGTTCTTGACTCCTAATTGA
- the LOC133523428 gene encoding uncharacterized protein LOC133523428 isoform X1 — protein MPSGVIFIVCIPSSNYEHVLRYGKPKNFSIQTPSSFKPYQLEVELRNKKSRSIPVQLTQQYYNEAYNATLDNIKEEDKFFTLESILEELLNKLEVSKVVWVSDKPGNYYEVIFPLPTGDECETMLHCLTQLGIGVRWKSVVSVLPCNVVHSAVEHEDYDEDTIIRKSEEAKRWRSFVESIRSKLTVKQVVDGVRGGGELSFDYLTLILTADSLAALGLVENNASNIVAAMLVSPLMGPVMSITFGTIIADRSLVRSGFESLVLGMFFSLVFGFIFGLILGTTEMPWGFGDWPTEEMKSRGNVRALWMGVLWALTSGTGVALALLQGSAGPLIGIAISASLLPPVVNCGLYWALACIWLLYPGVKIPHIKGEAYSGNSSYEPLYHDYLPIEFAVNGIVSCCLTIVNVICIFITAIIFLKIKEVAAPYTSTPDLRRFWEQDIRVAREANRANLHEAEQDERAEFILDDLNQGSDEDIKDKLEAAVQEALDDETYRKVKRMSYQSHTADEVFRTIGMQSRTPVSLRSSRRSSITSPRASVKHPTKKEDIAALDKLLTSLLGTKDNKTRSFRSHRGTPRSSRMPVICENNRRSESWPERIFENSVVSSVLNNLKSSQRNSSAEEPFLTPN, from the exons ATGCCTTCAGGAGTAATATTCATTGTTTGCATTCCCTCAAGTAATTACGAACATGTGTTAAGATACGGGAAGCCTAAAAACTTCTCGATCCAGACTCCATCTTCGTTCAAGCCATATCAGCTGGAGGTGGAGCTGAGGAACAAGAAGTCGAGGAGTATACCTGTGCAGCTGACTCAGCAGTATTACAATGAAGCGTATAACGCGACTTTGGATAACATTAAAGAGGAAGATAAGTTTTTCACGTTGGAGAGC ATATTGGAAGAGCTGCTAAACAAGCTTGAAGTGAGCAAAGTAGTATGGGTCAGCGACAAACCGGGGAACTATTACGAGGTGATATTCCCACTTCCCACTGGAGATGAGTGCGAAACCATGCTGCATTGTTTGACCCAACTGGGCATTGGAGTTCGATGGAAGTCGGTTGTAAG CGTTTTACCATGCAATGTTGTACATTCCGCCGTCGAACATGAAGATTACGACGAAGACACAATAAT ACGAAAATCGGAAGAAGCAAAACGTTGGCGCAGTTTTGTGGAGTCAATTCGGTCAAAGCTCACTGTGAAGCAAGTGGTTGACGGCGTTCGAGGAGGCGGCGAACTATCCTTCGACTACCTCACTCTTATTCTCACTGCTGA CTCCCTCGCTGCCCTTGGACTGGTAGAAAACAATGCCTCAAACATAGTAGCAGCTATGCTGGTATCACCCCTCATGGGTCCAGTGATGTCCATAACGTTCGGAACGATCATAGCCGACAGAAGCCTCGTCAGAAGCGGCTTTGAAAGTCTTGTTCTGGGAATGTTTTTCTCGCTAGTTTTTGGCTTCATTTTTGGACTTATCTTGGGAACTACAGAAATGCCTTGGGGTTTTGGTGATTGGCCCACTGAAGAGATGAAATCAAG AGGAAATGTACGTGCCCTTTGGATGGGCGTGCTCTGGGCCTTGACGTCAGGCACGGGTGTGGCTTTAGCTTTACTGCAAGGGAGCGCTGGGCCTTTGATCGGTATTGCAATTTCGGCATCATTGCTACCACCGGTTGTAAATTGC GGTCTATATTGGGCCTTGGCTTGCATCTGGCTATTGTACCCAGGAGTTAAGATACCGCATATAAAAGGAGAAGCTTACAGTGGTAATTCATCCTATGAACCCTTATACCACGATTATCTGCCCATAGAATTCGCTGTGAACG GCATCGTGAGCTGCTGTCTTACAATAGTCAACGTAATCTGCATATTTATCACGGCCATAATATTCCTGAAAATTAAGGAGGTCGCCGCTCCGTACACCTCGACTCCGGATTTGAGGAGGTTTTGGGAACAAGATATTAGAGTGGCTAGAGAGGCAAACAGGGCTAATTTGCACGAAGCCGAACAAGACGAACGAGCTGA ATTCATTTTGGATGATCTTAACCAGGGATCTGATGAGGATATCAAAGATAAGTTAGAAGCTGCAGTACAGGAAGCCCTTGATGACGAGACTTACAGGAAAGTGAAGCGGATGAGCTACCAGAGCCACACAGCTGACGAG GTATTCCGTACAATCGGCATGCAGTCTCGGACCCCAGTCTCCCTACGTTCCAGCCGCCGCTCCAGCATAACATCGCCCCGCGCCAGCGTCAAACATCCCACTAAAAAGGAAGACATCGCCGCACTCGATAAGCTCCTAACTTCTTTACTAGGAACCAAAGACAATAAAACAAGATCATTCCGTTCCCATCGAGGAACCCCACGGTCTAGCCGCATGCCAGTGATTTGTGAAAACAATAGACGATCGGAGTCCTGGCCGGAAAGGATATTTGAGAACTCGGTTGTCAGCAGCGTGTTGAATAATTTGAAATCCAGTCAACGGAATTCGTCGGCTGAAGAACCGTTCTTGACTCCTAATTGA
- the LOC133523432 gene encoding mpv17-like protein 2 isoform X1 gives MQEKYLLSTMQSMTMGFRRLMTNFRGYSPVTKFRRGVKVAFSDKYLFYTNVTISLSLSALGDIAEQNYELYCKELENYDAKRTLHMACSGVAVGVLCHHWYKVLDKFIIGKTVDMVVKKLILDQLIFSPIMIVTFFGSLALFEENPLENFKEEVKSKFVTLYQAEWIVWPPAQIINFYFLPTRYRVLYDNTISLGYDIYTSQVKHSKAKKMFRDSNGKKTRFILMIIIIFLVQFTYSCN, from the exons ATGCAGGAAAAGTATTT ACTATCCACAATGCAGTCAATGACCATGGGCTTCAGAAGGCTGATGACGAATTTCCGTGGCTACAGTCCGGTCACCAAGTTCAGAAGAGGAGTGAAAGTGGCATTcagtgataaatatttattttacacaaatgtTACAATTTCCTTAAGTTTATCAGCATTAGGGGATATTGCAGAACAGAACTATGAACTATACTGCAAAGAATTAGAAAACTATGACGCGAAACGGACTTTACACATGGCTTGTTCAGGAGTTGCTGTGGGTGTTTTGTGTCATCATTGGTACAAAGTTTTAGACAAATTTATCATAGGAAAGACTGTTGACATGGTTGTTAAGAAACTGATACTTGATCAGTTAATTTTTTCACCTATTATGATAGTAACTTTCTTCGGAAGTTTAGCCTTGTTTGAGGAGAACCCTTTAGAAAATTTTAAAGAAGAAGTTAAAAGTAAATTTGTTACCCTTTATCAAGCAGAGTGGATTGTATGGCCCCCTGCGCagatcattaatttttatttcctcCCCACTAGATACAGAGTATTGTACGACAATACGATATCATTAGGATATGACATATACACCTCACAAGTTAAACATAGTAAAGCAAAGAAAATGTTTCGAGACAGTAATGGAAAAAAAACCAGATTCATCTTGATGATTATCATCATTTTTCTAGTACAATTTACATACTCATGTAATTAG
- the LOC133523432 gene encoding mpv17-like protein 2 isoform X2: MQSMTMGFRRLMTNFRGYSPVTKFRRGVKVAFSDKYLFYTNVTISLSLSALGDIAEQNYELYCKELENYDAKRTLHMACSGVAVGVLCHHWYKVLDKFIIGKTVDMVVKKLILDQLIFSPIMIVTFFGSLALFEENPLENFKEEVKSKFVTLYQAEWIVWPPAQIINFYFLPTRYRVLYDNTISLGYDIYTSQVKHSKAKKMFRDSNGKKTRFILMIIIIFLVQFTYSCN, encoded by the coding sequence ATGCAGTCAATGACCATGGGCTTCAGAAGGCTGATGACGAATTTCCGTGGCTACAGTCCGGTCACCAAGTTCAGAAGAGGAGTGAAAGTGGCATTcagtgataaatatttattttacacaaatgtTACAATTTCCTTAAGTTTATCAGCATTAGGGGATATTGCAGAACAGAACTATGAACTATACTGCAAAGAATTAGAAAACTATGACGCGAAACGGACTTTACACATGGCTTGTTCAGGAGTTGCTGTGGGTGTTTTGTGTCATCATTGGTACAAAGTTTTAGACAAATTTATCATAGGAAAGACTGTTGACATGGTTGTTAAGAAACTGATACTTGATCAGTTAATTTTTTCACCTATTATGATAGTAACTTTCTTCGGAAGTTTAGCCTTGTTTGAGGAGAACCCTTTAGAAAATTTTAAAGAAGAAGTTAAAAGTAAATTTGTTACCCTTTATCAAGCAGAGTGGATTGTATGGCCCCCTGCGCagatcattaatttttatttcctcCCCACTAGATACAGAGTATTGTACGACAATACGATATCATTAGGATATGACATATACACCTCACAAGTTAAACATAGTAAAGCAAAGAAAATGTTTCGAGACAGTAATGGAAAAAAAACCAGATTCATCTTGATGATTATCATCATTTTTCTAGTACAATTTACATACTCATGTAATTAG
- the LOC133523433 gene encoding mpv17-like protein 2, with product MAIRRAFSHAYKSVKQAKSAAFNRKNLFYTNVLISVGISTMGDMLEQSYEVYRKKIPGYDLHRTAQMGFSGATAGVICHHWYNILDRIIIGRSLGMVIKKLMLDQFVCSPIIILSFFATVAIFEKNPWENFTDEVRDKFWILYKAEWVVWPPAQIINFYFLPTKYRVLYDNTISLGYDIYTSKVKHDKSLKKERDKE from the coding sequence ATGGCAATTCGAAGGGCCTTTTCACACGCATATAAATCCGTCAAACAAGCTAAAAGTGCAGCATTCAATCGCAAGAACCTGTTTTACACCAATGTCTTAATATCAGTAGGGATCTCAACTATGGGTGACATGCTTGAACAGAGCTATGAAGTCTACAGAAAAAAGATTCCTGGGTACGATTTGCACCGCACCGCACAGATGGGCTTCTCGGGGGCCACCGCCGGTGTAATCTGCCATCACTGGTATAACATACTTGATAGAATTATTATTGGAAGATCTTTGGGTATGGTGATTAAAAAATTGATGCTAGACCAATTTGTTTGTTCACCAATTATAATCTTATCATTCTTTGCTACGGTTGCTATTTTTGAGAAGAATCCTTGGGAGAATTTCACTGATGAAGTCAGGGATAAATTCTGGATTCTCTACAAAGCCGAATGGGTGGTGTGGCCTCCAGcacaaattataaatttttattttctaccaACCAAGTACAGAGTACTGTATGATAACACAATCTCACTTGGTTATGATATCTACACATCTAAAGTTAAGCATGACAAATCTTTGAAGAAAGAAAGAGATAAGGAATAA
- the LOC133523430 gene encoding nuclear receptor coactivator 5 — translation MADKLTLDRQAMKDRSTSHLRIYVGGISENATVDDMYDHFIQYGQINGIVVNRNFGFVQFETEASAKQAIANADGSIFLGKNINVRTAQTNPDKVRPTEVVIVEPEVPPAVALNDNLPGDNDGGEEPYDSYGNYIGDQSHGQGNYRDREDDYEENNYSNQSWSETRGGRGRGGPGGPRGRGRGRGRGGHGGAAPGAPYRDREEAPPRRGSEWSEQRGFSRERYAPPPEYPRPVPVSERNDCEIIVVSKALTEYAEYIEGRLKRLGIVVDLLFPMEDVPIGKVLGNIASRGCLYAILVMPQNQENRSLTLTILHGLPQEHRNMPLEDALQLLSRNFQEVQRGGPSGREAVYALLGQLADGRSLTVMQYEKVIEYLQERKEQQVKIELGEPLAPASNNKTETDLQQRILSILNDKAAAEPAPAPVPAPAPAAAAAPAPAVAQNKLFNDPTVRKALDSILQKFT, via the exons ATGGCGG aCAAACTGACTCTTGACAGACAGGCTATGAAAGATAGGTCTACGTCTCATCTTCGTATATATGTTGGAGGAATAAGTGAAAATGCAACAGTTGACGATATGTACGACCACTTCATTCAGTATGGGCAGATCAACGGCATTGTCGTGAATCGGAATTTTGGTTTCGTTCAGTTCGAGACAGAGGCCAGCGCAAAGCAAGCTATCGCTAATGCTGATGGGAGCATCTTTTTGGGGAAGAATATTAACGTGAGAACTGCTCAAACCAATCCAGATAAAGTAAG ACCTACAGAAGTGGTTATAGTGGAGCCCGAAGTGCCCCCAGCGGTGGCACTCAATGACAACCTACCAGGGGACAATGATGGGGGAGAGGAGCCCTATGACAGCTATGGCAACTACATAGGTGACCAAAGTCATGGTCAAG GTAACTACAGAGACAGGGAGGACGATTACGAAGAGAACAACTACAGTAACCAGAGCTGGAGCGAGACCCGCGGCGGGCGCGGACGCGGCGGCCCCGGCGGTCCGCGCGGCCGCGGGCGGggccgcgggcgcggcgggcacggcggcgcggcgcccggCGCGCCCTACAGGGACAGGGAGGAGGCTCCGCCGAGGAGAG GTAGCGAGTGGAGCGAGCAGCGCGGGTTCTCGCGCGAGCGCTACGCGCCGCCGCCCGAGTACCCGCGGCCCGTGCCCGTCAGCGAGCGCAACGACTGCGAGATCATCGTCGTCTCTAAAGCGCTCAC TGAATACGCGGAATACATCGAGGGTCGCTTGAAGCGCCTCGGCATCGTGGTGGACCTCCTGTTCCCAATGGAGGACGTGCCCATCGGCAAGGTGCTCGGCAACATAGCGTCGCGCGGCTGCCTCTACGCGATCCTCGTCATGCCGCAGAACCAGGAGAACCGCTCGCTCACACTCACCATACTGCACGGGCTGCCTCAAG AGCACCGCAACATGCCGCTAGAGGACGCGCTGCAACTGCTATCGCGGAACTTCCAGGAGGTGCAGCGCGGCGGGCCGAGCGGCCGCGAGGCCGTGTACGCGCTGCTGGGGCAGCTGGCCGACGGCCGGAGCCTCACCGTCATGCAGTATGAGAAGGTCATCGAGTACTTGCAG GAACGCAAAGAGCAACAAGTCAAAATCGAGCTAGGCGAGCCTCTCGCCCCGGCGTCGAACAACAAGACGGAGACAGACCTGCAGCAGCGGATCCTCAGCATCCTCAACGACAAGGCGGCCGCGgagcccgcgcccgcgcccgtccccgcccccgcccccgccgccgccgccgcgcccgcgcccgccgtcGCTCAGAACAAGCTGTTCAATGACCCTACGGTTAGGAAAGCGCTAGATTCTATTTTGCAGAAGTTTACGTAG